The genomic segment TAAATAAGTTAGTTCTTGCTCAGAAATGTCTTCTACTACTTTGTCGTAACACAACACGCCCCAAAAACAATCATCGATTTGTAAATAGCGACAACCCAAGCGATAAAATTCTTGAATCGTTTCGCGGTACGCTTGTTGGATATCTTCGCAAAAAGCTTCTACCGTTGGGTAAAGAACTTCATCGCGAATACCTTGGTGCAGTAATTGATTTGGACTAGGAATAGTAAATTTAGGCAGCGCTCTGTCTCCTATACTTTCTTTTAAATAAACGAAGTGTTCAAAAAAAGGATGGTTTGGATTGAAAGTAATTTTGCCTGTATTTCGAACATCGTATTTTTCTGTTTCTACTCCTTCAAAGAAATAACCATGCTCTGGTACATAACCTTCAACTCCAATTAATCCTTCTAGAAAATCTAAATGCCACCAGCTTCTGCGGAACTCACCATCAGTTATTGCTTTGAGTCCCGCTTCCACTTGTTTATTCACTAGCTTGTCAATTTCATTGTCTTCCACCTTACGTAATTCTTCTAAAGCAATATTTCCTTCAGCAAAAGATTTTCGGGCTTCTTTCAACGCTTTTGGCCGTAAAAAGCTCCCTACTTGATCTCCTCTAAATGGTGCACCTGTTCTAGTTAATTTCTCTGTAATTACTGACATTTTCTTTCCCTCTTTCTATTTAGTATTTAAAAGCAAATAAAAAATCCGTCCTTGCACAAAAGAAAAATCTTTTGTGCAAGGACGGAATCATTGATTTCGTGTTACCACCTTGTTTTATGAAAACCTCACAGTTTTCACCTTTTCCAGTACTAAAGCAAAATACCACTTCCCATACTGTAGCACTATAACGGGTGCACCCGTAACAATCTAAAGTTCTATAAAAATTTCAAGAACGTTCAATTGTTCCACTCAAAGACCATTTTCCATTCAGCTTTCTCTTCCCTTTTTCAGCTACCAGGGCTCTCTGTAAAGATTCCACTTAAATGTACTTTTCTTATCGCTGCGTTTCATCTAATTCAAACTGTTTTATAATCTGAATTTAACGTAACAACAATTTAACATTCTACTATTCTATTGTCAATCTTTTTTATTTTGTTTTTTTGCAATCCCTTAAAGCAACTAATACAATTTTTTCTTCATAACGTTTAGTCCCTTTACTTATTGATATAAAAGTTAACTAAAATGAAAAAGACCTAGAATAATTCTAGGTCCAATACTTTATTACTGCTCCATCTTTTCCTTCAACGGGATCATTTCCTGGTTGGCCAACACGTGCAACCGCTTGTTTGATTGCCTCATAATCCTCTGCTTTTCCTTTTTGCATATCTGGTTCTAGTCCATCAGGATAAGCACCCACTATTTTGAAATCAGGACTTGCATCAATTCTTTTATGGGCTACACCTGCAGGAAGAAATAAGACATCCCCTTTAGAAAAAGAGTGCATCTGTGCATCAGGACCGCCAAGCTGTACTGTGGCTGTTCCAGCAACACAAGCCAATACTTCATGTGTATTGGAATGAAAATGATGATAAGAAAAAATACCATTTACCCATCCATTGGTATACCCGTTTTTTTCAAATAGATCCTGCACACAATGTGCTGGATCAGTTTCATTTAATAAATTAGCTACTACTTTAGGATAGTAAAGAATAGGTAATGGATTGTTAGGAAAAGGTTTGTTTTCTTCGGTATAAAAAGTCTTTACCATAAGATTTTCATCCTTTCACTTCTCTAATCCAAAATTAGTTTAATCAAACTCTTCATATTCATTTGGATGTTGTCCTTCTACTCTGCCCTCTTCACCTTTATCTAACGCATCGATTTCCTGAATATCTTCTTTTGATAATTCAAAATCAAACACATCTAAATTAGCTTTTTGGTGACTGAAGGAAGAAGCTTTTACAATCGACATCACACCATTTTGTAAGTTCCAACGGATGATGATTTGTGC from the Carnobacterium inhibens subsp. inhibens DSM 13024 genome contains:
- a CDS encoding 5-methyltetrahydropteroyltriglutamate--homocysteine S-methyltransferase, with amino-acid sequence MSVITEKLTRTGAPFRGDQVGSFLRPKALKEARKSFAEGNIALEELRKVEDNEIDKLVNKQVEAGLKAITDGEFRRSWWHLDFLEGLIGVEGYVPEHGYFFEGVETEKYDVRNTGKITFNPNHPFFEHFVYLKESIGDRALPKFTIPSPNQLLHQGIRDEVLYPTVEAFCEDIQQAYRETIQEFYRLGCRYLQIDDCFWGVLCYDKVVEDISEQELTYLKELSAKNVQAILKDKPADLVITTHICRGNYASTFAGSGAYEPVAKELFGQTDYDGYFLEYDTERSGGFEPLRFYKGQGQIVLGLITSKTGDLEAKEDIKARIQEASKYVPLEQLCLSTQCGFASTEEGNHLTEEEQWNKLKLVLEVSQEVWGN
- a CDS encoding cupin domain-containing protein; its protein translation is MVKTFYTEENKPFPNNPLPILYYPKVVANLLNETDPAHCVQDLFEKNGYTNGWVNGIFSYHHFHSNTHEVLACVAGTATVQLGGPDAQMHSFSKGDVLFLPAGVAHKRIDASPDFKIVGAYPDGLEPDMQKGKAEDYEAIKQAVARVGQPGNDPVEGKDGAVIKYWT